The DNA region tttctccgggcactctggtttcctcccacatccctaaaacatacattaattggagactctaaattgccctcaggtgtgattgtgagtgcgactgtggtctctgtccatgtgccctgcaattggctggcaaccagttcagggtgtactccgccatctgcccaaagatagctgggattggctccactacttctgtgaccctcgtgaagacaagtggctcagaaaatggatggatagatttaaaTGATGAGAACACATTGTATTGACCATCCAAGGGAATCAAAGTTGCGGTCAGCCGAGCCCCTGATTTTACAAAATGTGTTTAATGTCACAAAAGCAAAGGCCTCCTAAATGTcatcatcccccccaaaaaaattcaagcaCGGAAGCCTGGTAAAATGGTACAAACGTGACGGCAAACTATGGCCATAAAAGTCCACAGTTATGTGACACCACTACTCATTCACAAAGTTCATAATGTTGCTAATTCTGCATCCCATCACCAATCGCCTTGAAAACATTCAAGAGACATTTCATTAAATACCACAttaagatgacaaaaatgtttatatCAGCGCAGAAATCAATCTGCAAGCACTTACTTCATGTGGGATGACAAAGTTGTCTTCTCTCTTCAATGAGGCATTTCAacagtagtttttatttttattttatttttttacaaagctTACAAAAAGGTTTCACTACCACAATTTTCACTTATTGCCTACAAAAACATCCAGGCTTTCAATATAGGCAAAACTTACATCACAGAATACAGTACATAGTAGTTCAGTGTCAGGGTGTTCTAGATTGAAGTGACCAAAATGTGTGCGGGTCAAAATTTGGTTGAAAATCAAACGTCACATCAgaaaatgaaactaaaatgaCCACTGAGTctattttggggatgttgaTTTTCTTGCAATCATCACGTGTAAGTCCAAAATGATGGAAGAAGTCCTAAAGTTTGCAGCTTTGGAAAAAGCAATCAAAACAATACAGTAGTCATTCCATCAAAATTGAAACCATCCACAAAGTctgcaataaaaaaatcatgatgGAAGACTTGGGAGTTGAATTTGAAGTTGGATTCTCCTCTCAACTTCCTAAGACTTGAAGACTGAACTGTCTTCAGTGGCCAGGTGTTTGTGCTTTGGGGTTTTCTTCCCATGGAGACTATAATAGACATGCTCCTCCACTTGACTGAGATCTAAGTTGAGGTATTCACTCCGTCTGAAGGTGTCTTCAGATTCTTGTTGCTTCACCGTGAGGTCTTTGGGTAGATCCGAATGAGTGACACACTCAAGGTTTGAGCCCCCAGAGTGACCCTCACTCATAACACCGGGCATCATGGTCTCATAGTCAGATGACATCTGTTGGATGAGCACATATTTTAGTGCAAGGACGTCAAAATGTTTCCACTCGGGGCCACATGCAGAAAAATGGAAACACTCAGACGGCACACTTCACCTTGTCTTTGTCAAACATGCTAAATGCAGTTCATTATGCACTAGATTAACATATCTTAAACATCTACGCATATTTGCAAttgagaataaaaatgtaatttgtacatataaaaatacaaagaaaataatggataTCATGTAACATTCCAGTCTTGTTTTATattattccatttttaaatcattattattattatgattattagaGCGCTGTATACAGCAGACCAATAAAAAACATGCAGTGAATGACCCCTGGAACAAAGTCATAGCATTGTGTTGTGTCTTTTCACCGTGAACAAACCTCTCTATTCTGCCGAGACATCATCCGCCGTGGTTTCATCGTCACAAGCAAGATGAGTGTGTATAGACACACGCAGATAGCAACTGTACCCATCGCTGCAGCTACAAACAGCATTGGGTGAAGCTCTGCAAGAAAGAACAAGTCATGTTTTGCCTGCTTGGACTCGGTCACACGTGCAGTAGAGTTCAGCTAGGCTAATTAGCCGAGGTGGGACCAAATCGTTGCTTTGCATGTCGCAAGTGCCGagtcttttctccaaagtcCCGAGTCAAGTCTCAAGTCCAGACATCCATGTCCTGAGTCAAGTCACAAGTCCTACACTTTGGGTTTCGGGTCCTTTCGAATCATTTAccaacaaaatatgttttcaatatatataatggtataatataatataatagtaatatatataatagttattttgtatttattatttacaatatatattagGTGGCACAGTG from Syngnathoides biaculeatus isolate LvHL_M chromosome 9, ASM1980259v1, whole genome shotgun sequence includes:
- the LOC133506688 gene encoding uncharacterized protein LOC133506688; translated protein: MGASSIIIMLHIQGQSLEVRCTYPSGDQWKAKFFSRHDDNMTSNRLIWTEEHNKWVEKGRFSLFDNSTEAFFIVKMDNLLPKDSGKYSCGVDGYLGSNQSIFIQLNVSTVNGTLLTLNTTMADKLHPMLFVAAAMGTVAICVCLYTLILLVTMKPRRMMSRQNREMSSDYETMMPGVMSEGHSGGSNLECVTHSDLPKDLTVKQQESEDTFRRSEYLNLDLSQVEEHVYYSLHGKKTPKHKHLATEDSSVFKS